The sequence cttagaaaaataggttggtccatctaaatatataataagatttttattaaaccacaataaatacattattaatgtgcttcattatttccttaaaataagattacggaattgcctaatgttgctaaagtatatataacaatttatgattttgaataataaaaatttgataaaaataagtatgtattataattatatttgtttaattttaagctcttaaaataaattaaacaatcatagttaccatataataaaaattaaaaaaattatttatatattatattttgaacttttaaaaacaagtataaattactaaaactgttaaaagtttcacattcaaattttgtgatctatgatttaaaaattttgttatgacatgatacaaataactaaaaaataatataaattgaaaatctcatttaataagtatcaaaaataaaagatatataaatatatgtatcattttaaattaaactatatgccatataaaaatacatgaatatcataattttgaaatttactttgaacatttttttgataaaaattttgaaaaaatattgacaacttaattttttttaaatattataaattacttaaaccattaatcccacagtgaaaattttgttatcactaatttaaacttttttgctataacagatacaaatgataaaaaaagatatgagcaaaaagcatcatctaataaatattaatatttaaatataccatatatatattactatcatttaaatttaattatatatcatatcaaatagaaaaaatattttttcgatttataaaatttatttatatgttcgcaccaatttaattatataagtagtagataatgattttttaattattcaatatatatttattatttcataatattttgtaaacatatatatttatatatataatgtttatcccgCGCAAGGCACGGATCTTAATCTAGTATGAGATTGTTTCTGATGTAACTTTACTGCATTAGCCGCGTTATCACTATGCTAGGCCATGTTCCGGAGATGAAGTTCGaaattgttttatcaaaaaaactgaaacaagATTTCATAATTAGTTTTTTTACCAAAAGCTTATAAAATTGATCGTGGATATATGTTGCTCATATAACGAGACATCCTGACGTTGAAAACGCGATATGTTACGACATAGAATACTTTAAAAATGTATGTTTTCATGGCTTTATCAGTATGTTTATGATTTAGTAAACAAAACATAAGATTATTATTATCATAAAACTCGTTACAAGCGAATTACAATACTATTATGTGGCAACTTGAAGAAACATCACCTGGAATGCATTATTGAAATGTCCAAACACACATGAAACCCAAACGGAGACAAAGGatacatatatattagtaaCACTCGTAGAGTTTAATATCCAGTTTGATACGGAAATACTTGCTGCCTTCAAAGGTATCGGTCGTCAACGTAACAACCCCACGAGTCATGAGGAAATCACCGGTCCCGCCAACAATCGATAGGTCTCTGGTCGGCTCCATCATCGGATTCGCATCGATTATGGTCATTGTCCCTTTGTGTTGCGTTGAGTTAAACAACAACGTGAAAGTCACCCACGTGTTGTAGGTCGTCTTCTTGTTGTAGAAGAAGAAGCCTTGGGCACGAGCCACCGGTTCCGAGAGGTAGTTCTCGTCCATTGTCACAGGGTTGTCAAAGACTACAAACTTTCCAAAATTGAAGTTGCCTAGTCCTATAGGGTTTACAATTGTTGCTGACGTGGCATTATCCGCGTTATCACCATCGTAGGCAATGTTATGGAGACGGAGGACGAAATGTTTGCATGGTTTTTTTAGGTCGATTGATTTTCGGACTGATGAGACCGTATCAGAGAGGAGTAAAACGaataagaagaaagaaaatagGGTTTTGAATATTTGTTTGGAGACTTGATTTGCCATGGTTCTTGCGTTTAGTAGAAATGAGTAGCGGTGTTGGTTTGTGAACAGAAAGAGGGCCGTTGAAACCTTATTTATATACACAATTCACATATTTGTTTTTGGGTTAAAAAAAGTGGCTTTGAGAGACGCATATAATTAGTTGTATTTCGTCTAAAGCTAAATTGCCAAAATTGGCATATTGACTTTTTTAAACACTGATCGTGTGGGAAACTCGATATATTATTTGCCCAACTactaacttttcaaaaataatttaaaggaTAGATTCAGCAAGGCGCATCCTTTTTTAGAAAGACATAAGAAACATTAGCATCCAAATAATGGCTGGATTGATCGAATATCATAATTCTTTCATTATCAATTATAAAGTTAACTTTCATGAATTAAAAGTCATACATAGTTCTATagcgaaaaaaaaaaagtcatacaTAGTTGTCaatgttaaaactatttatatttccattttatttaataaatttctggttcgattttattttaatttcattttccttttcttttcttaccAAAACTACATAAACAATAAAAAgggaatatatatatctatgttgaCAAAAAGGGgaatatatatctataaactatatatatatatatataatgaatattATTTGTTCTTCATATTTATGTAAAAGAACATAAATAAAAGGggaattttacaaaaataacttaaaatttgattttaaatacaaaaaagtgTATCCCAAATTTAATCAAATTCAAAGTAATCTAAAAAACTAGTGAAATTATAACAAACCTcgtatgaccaaacaaaaaacttgTATTGAGTTTTACTATAATAATCCTCCGCGTGAGAAGACATCTAGGAAAGTCTTCTCGTacagtaaattttaaaaataatttataaattttatcaaaaatatttatatgggaGGAAGATTGAGTCATGTAACTATAAACATTTACAAATGATGTAAATTTAGATTTAATAGAATTAAATTGTTtgcaacatagatgagtgaatgtagATTGAGTCCTATTTAAAAAAAGTCATAGACGTAAATTGTAACTGATGTAATAGATTTTGTATCACtcatctcttatatattaaaagaaaagcattataataaatgcattcacactataatagacacgtgacaactttataataatttgataataagtatgctaacgcgttcacactatattcataaatctgttcacactatgtacttttgcactttcttaaatataaaactcacatacatggttccaataaaactctggattttccggttcgaataaaaatagataatgaATCAAAagtcaaactatatatatatatatatatatatattatttttattttttaaccgataaagttgagcaaaatattcataaattttgatttgattcgttatctgttttgatttgaacaaaaaaatctggatatccgtaactctacgaaacaaatcaaatactaaaatacaatatccaaaaaaagaagcaaataacaaataccaatatttttaagaacaaatatctaattcgatctgttatatgcatatatagtataacctctttaaattaatactctataagttaatatacactaaaaatctctataaaataatataattttatagtcccaaattgagtttttggttcaattagtatatcgataaattaatatctctataaattaataaaaaattatattttttgtgtagtcccaacattattaatttatagaggtttcactatatataaatatatgtaaagaattatatatatatatatatatatacattatatatattatactttatatcagttttacaatatgtttgtgaattaaaattattatattaggtaatagaatttaaaaaattaaatattgttttatttttgcaataataataaaatgttattattgaaattttcaataattttaaaattttattttatttacggataaAATCGGTTattctaaaattctaaaaaatttcggatatccgaatatctaggtggctaaagatcgaatcgacACGAATGCTTTCAAATATCCAGATATTCTATTTGTGCCTACCCCTATTTACAAAtacacttttattttctttacacTAAAAATtgactaatgtcaaggcctttttattttaaattaattttaattttatctttaatgtaatattttgaacaaaaatgtcattttgtattaattataaatatctttttatatttgtcaactatttttatatactttttacatacacatacatgtgcagcTTGATGTGAGCACCTTGTAactgaaatatttaatttttttgaaagttgaaatattttttcttaatgcttctttctGTACCGACCAAATGGTAGTAAAATAAtttatcttaatattttttttttctttttcttaaactattatatgtttacaaactataatatgaaactattggttcgacatgacgactatctaaaattcataacatgaaaataaataaataatattaatttttggtttttaccggaaaaaaaaaccaaaaaatcaaacattttaaccgaataaactaaaatgaatattaatttaaaataatagttatattttagaagattaaagaaaaaaaaacttaaaaccgaaccaatatccagattaaacagatttaatgcctttttattaaaaataacgaaactaataatcaaatTCCGTGTAAGGCGCGAGTTATTACCTAGTATTGTATTACAATTGCAACATAACATAATTTCAATCGTAACATAATTTCAAAAGAACACATGACAAAAAATTACATAACACAAATTTATAGTTATATAGCAGACTTCTCTATGAGATTTCTCAAAGAGATGAGTGTACCCTACATGATGGTCATATTAATTTTACAATAAACCACAATTTAAGAAGAAATTAACTTTTCGAAACAGACTTCGAAAGAAATCGTGTAAAGACATATTTGTCTTGTTATTGCCTATGTTTGACTTTACCAAAGTACACTGCCCGTGAAGTCTGAAAATGTTTAGACCTTACGTGATGTAAACTCTCGtaatcatatgttagttttgtgtttgactaaaattttaaaataaattaacactTAAATTCTgttttatgttcaaaaatagaAGATTTCACAAGAAGTATgcaatttagtttcttttttggTTAATTTCTTTAACATTtgatcaaacacaaaactaacatgAGAAAAATTCAATTGATATATAGAGACTCGATGTGCAGTTTAGGGAGACTTCATGCAAAGTCTCTTTGAAGTAATCATTCGGAAAATCAAATtctggtaactttattttacgGAGATTCACATCGTCACATGAATCGACTTAATTTTTTCTCTAAAGATAATTAGCAGACATTCTACGTTTAAAATTAACAAAGAAATTTCAATAAAGTATTTTCATGACACATATCTTTGAAATATGAAGATCAATAAATAATTATCTAGATCCGTTAGATTTTTAAGCATATATAACTTTGAAGTTTGAACTTCAACTAAATGAAAGATACTCAGTCATTACTAACCAAAACTTATCAAAATTGAAGAATTTCCATGAAATTATGATTTTGAAAatggaaattttaaaaacagttagATGAATTAGAGAGAAAATAGAATATTGTAGTTGTGTGTATAAGGaaaaaataagattaattaaaaaaaaaagcaaactctaaaatatttttcgtaaataattaaatatgataaaattaaccAAATGATCTTTGCCTAGTGGTAAACGGATTCCGGCTGGAGCTTCCATTTTGGGTTTGATTCCTCTTGGCCACTTTATATTTATGGATTAGTTGCATACCGAGATGCAACACCTTGTGGGATTAGTTTTTGAGTCTAT comes from Brassica rapa cultivar Chiifu-401-42 chromosome A02, CAAS_Brap_v3.01, whole genome shotgun sequence and encodes:
- the LOC103853531 gene encoding dirigent protein 6, translating into MANQVSKQIFKTLFSFFLFVLLLSDTVSSVRKSIDLKKPCKHFVLRLHNIAYDGDNADNATSATIVNPIGLGNFNFGKFVVFDNPVTMDENYLSEPVARAQGFFFYNKKTTYNTWVTFTLLFNSTQHKGTMTIIDANPMMEPTRDLSIVGGTGDFLMTRGVVTLTTDTFEGSKYFRIKLDIKLYECY